One Eriocheir sinensis breed Jianghai 21 chromosome 32, ASM2467909v1, whole genome shotgun sequence genomic region harbors:
- the LOC127006385 gene encoding uncharacterized protein LOC127006385 isoform X3 — MNIRHPVRSVRYVGNSRAKTMPALHLYALTWYRGTEHVIEVGPDEDDVRVPNFHNFGTDAKSLIGVGSDWTLFNGPNFNGPNCTCLQLTHFSMSSYDGDNAMLAATFHPYLTPDDAPVAYTSPVGQISPVGSAILTCRNVPMRKLCAKLPWENVHRSQCPILSRGVKVCESEVVGWF; from the exons cgGTCCGTGCGGTACGTGGGCAACAGCAGGGCCAAGACCATGCCGGCCTTGCACCTGTACGCCCTCACGTGGTACAGGGGCACGGAGCACGTCAtagag gtTGGCCCAGACGAGGATGACGTGCGGGTTCCCAACTTCCATAACTTCGGGACAGATGCGAAGTCACTGATTGGCGTGGGCAGCGACTGGACGCTATTCAA cgGGCCTAACTTCAATGGGCCTAACTGCACCTGCCTTCAACTCACCCACTTTTCCATGTCTTCCTACGACGGCGACAACGCGATGCTGGCGGCCACCTTCCACCCCTACCTCACCCCCGACGACGCCCCCGTGGCCTACACCTCCCCCGTGGGTCAGATCTCCCCCGTGGGCAGCGCTATCTTGACGTGTAGAAATGTCCCCATGAGGAAGCTTTGTGCCAAGTTACCCTGGGAGAATGTGCATAGATCCCAGTGCCCGATTTTGTCCCGGGGGGTGAAGGTTTGTGAGTCAGAGGTGGTGGGGTGGTtttag